Proteins encoded within one genomic window of Alteribacter populi:
- a CDS encoding DUF3006 domain-containing protein encodes MGIKQAVLDRIEDGQWAVLLVEEGKKEVLLPVQKMPHNSKEGDWFQVTFVEETVSSVVFDDVAKKKTT; translated from the coding sequence ATGGGGATCAAGCAAGCCGTTCTTGACCGGATTGAGGACGGACAATGGGCGGTTTTACTGGTAGAGGAAGGTAAGAAAGAAGTGCTCCTTCCCGTGCAAAAGATGCCGCACAATAGCAAGGAAGGCGACTGGTTTCAAGTTACCTTTGTCGAGGAGACCGTTTCCAGTGTTGTTTTTGACGATGTCGCAAAGAAAAAAACAACGTAA
- a CDS encoding ABC transporter permease translates to MKQWMVLYKKEIKEQWRSYKWLWLPLVFIFLGIMQPVTTYYLPEIMERFGGMPDGAVIDFPIPSGGEVLAQTVAQFSQIGFLVLVLAFMGTITNERNQGTYVMVLVKPVSYPSFITSKWLSVVTITVVSYVLGMVSAVYYTAILIEGLSISSVLYGTTVFGLWLLFIVTVLLTLSTILKSNAAVAFLTMGIGILLSILSSVAPDFMRWSPGMLTGHSHSLFMTGQVGEAFWLSITFTVLAVIGMITLSVYIFKRKEVTTQTT, encoded by the coding sequence ATGAAGCAATGGATGGTGTTATATAAAAAAGAAATTAAAGAACAATGGCGTAGCTACAAATGGCTTTGGCTGCCGTTAGTTTTCATCTTTCTAGGGATTATGCAGCCAGTGACAACCTATTATTTACCGGAAATCATGGAACGATTCGGTGGAATGCCTGATGGTGCGGTTATTGATTTTCCTATTCCCAGTGGGGGGGAAGTTCTAGCTCAAACCGTTGCGCAGTTTAGTCAAATTGGTTTTCTTGTTCTCGTTCTTGCATTTATGGGTACTATTACGAATGAACGAAACCAAGGTACGTATGTGATGGTCCTTGTAAAACCGGTCTCATATCCTTCTTTTATTACCTCAAAATGGCTGAGTGTGGTAACCATCACCGTCGTTTCATACGTGTTGGGAATGGTAAGTGCTGTCTATTATACGGCGATCTTAATTGAGGGCCTTTCAATTTCGTCTGTACTTTATGGAACCACGGTATTTGGTCTTTGGTTACTTTTTATCGTTACTGTCCTTCTAACATTGAGTACAATTCTAAAAAGTAATGCTGCAGTCGCTTTTCTTACGATGGGGATTGGTATTTTACTTTCTATTCTCAGTAGTGTCGCTCCAGACTTTATGAGATGGTCTCCGGGAATGTTGACAGGGCACAGTCACTCATTATTCATGACAGGTCAAGTGGGAGAAGCTTTTTGGCTAAGTATCACGTTTACTGTATTAGCAGTTATCGGTATGATTACGCTCTCTGTGTATATATTTAAGCGTAAAGAAGTGACAACTCAAACTACATAA
- a CDS encoding ABC transporter ATP-binding protein: MSLITTEQLTKTFKEETAVKDVDITIREGACTALLGPNGAGKTTTLNMIAGLMKPSRGHIAFANNPKEDPRHHLGYLPQYPKFYGWMSGLEYLIYVGELAHLPRKKAKEKAEELLSLVGLIDAKAKKIAGYSGGMKQRLGIAQALIHNPKLVILDEPVSALDPHGRREVLELMKRMKQDTSILFSTHVLHDAEEVCDDIFIMKNGEVVVNGSLENLQQKHQQPAIHVETEQDLTEWAKEIAEKQWVSQWSVDTHKLKMTVDEVTIARKEILADPSFHELKPVRFEVVKTTLEDLFMKVTQS; encoded by the coding sequence ATGAGTTTGATTACAACAGAACAATTAACGAAAACGTTTAAAGAAGAGACGGCCGTCAAAGACGTTGATATCACTATTCGCGAAGGAGCGTGCACGGCACTGCTTGGTCCCAATGGAGCAGGGAAGACGACAACGCTGAACATGATTGCAGGGCTAATGAAGCCGTCAAGAGGCCATATTGCCTTTGCGAATAACCCTAAAGAAGACCCCCGTCATCATCTTGGTTACCTTCCGCAATATCCGAAGTTTTACGGTTGGATGAGTGGTCTTGAGTATTTAATTTATGTAGGTGAACTTGCTCATTTGCCACGAAAAAAGGCGAAGGAAAAAGCGGAAGAACTCTTATCGCTTGTTGGATTAATCGATGCAAAAGCTAAAAAGATCGCCGGTTATTCTGGTGGGATGAAGCAGCGTTTAGGAATTGCCCAAGCGCTTATTCATAACCCTAAACTTGTCATTTTAGATGAACCCGTGTCAGCACTTGATCCTCATGGTAGACGGGAAGTGCTGGAGCTAATGAAAAGGATGAAGCAAGATACATCGATTTTATTTTCCACCCACGTCCTTCACGATGCAGAAGAAGTTTGTGACGACATTTTTATAATGAAAAATGGTGAAGTGGTCGTGAACGGTTCATTAGAGAATTTGCAACAAAAGCACCAACAGCCTGCGATTCACGTTGAAACAGAACAAGACTTAACTGAATGGGCTAAAGAAATAGCAGAGAAACAATGGGTTAGTCAGTGGTCTGTCGATACTCATAAACTAAAAATGACGGTGGATGAGGTGACAATTGCGAGAAAGGAGATTCTCGCGGACCCTTCTTTTCACGAGTTAAAGCCGGTTCGCTTTGAAGTGGTTAAAACAACACTTGAAGACTTATTTATGAAGGTGACGCAATCATGA
- a CDS encoding PLDc N-terminal domain-containing protein: MAEFNWGLIAPIFVIQLILMVVALVDCVRNSELNGPKWMWILIIIFINILGPILYFIIGRRNNG; the protein is encoded by the coding sequence GTGGCAGAATTCAATTGGGGGCTTATTGCTCCGATTTTTGTGATTCAGTTAATATTAATGGTTGTTGCTCTTGTGGATTGTGTTCGAAATTCAGAGCTGAATGGTCCGAAGTGGATGTGGATTTTAATCATTATTTTTATTAATATTCTTGGTCCGATTCTTTATTTTATTATCGGAAGGAGAAATAATGGATGA
- a CDS encoding C40 family peptidase, producing the protein MKSISLMTLIAIISGYFFVTPIDSSNMKINELAEESLIETGTVVNPDINSQIQGLSFSELAEDLLDTPYNGKGSSPEEGFSTGTLVQYMYSISEGVLLSRYPHLQSELGEPVKKENLKEGDLVFFQGKKNKISAIYLKDQQFVVVTKDGVALRHLTSDLFWKKRFIEGKRLTQKEKVSLNPSTYKNHDHVAVREAISLLHRPYKLTGNTLAAFDCSFLVQHAFEEMDIHLPRITYQQFDLGKDISLENAMPGDVIYFSGTWQEGISHTGIYLGDHFFIHASGEEGETMISYLGEEWMKHFTGIKRFNELRIQNDHPAVKVAYEMINMPFSTQGESPEKGFNQSGFIHYAFKEMNNHVPRSGKNQWDYGENVPQGSEKPGDVMFFESDQGIHLPTLYIGNGQIITVREDKGVSIVYPKFSHYWTYDRHIGTKRYPIN; encoded by the coding sequence ATGAAATCAATCAGTCTCATGACATTAATAGCAATCATAAGCGGTTATTTTTTCGTCACTCCCATTGATTCAAGTAATATGAAGATCAATGAATTAGCTGAGGAATCTCTCATTGAAACAGGCACTGTTGTAAATCCTGACATCAATTCGCAAATACAAGGTCTCTCGTTTTCAGAACTAGCAGAAGATCTCCTTGACACCCCCTATAACGGAAAAGGTAGTTCACCTGAAGAAGGGTTTTCAACAGGTACTCTCGTTCAATATATGTACAGTATTAGCGAAGGCGTCCTTCTCTCCCGGTATCCACACCTTCAAAGTGAGCTTGGGGAACCTGTAAAAAAGGAGAATTTAAAAGAAGGCGATCTTGTTTTCTTTCAGGGTAAGAAAAATAAAATCAGTGCCATTTACTTAAAAGATCAGCAATTTGTTGTAGTTACAAAAGATGGTGTGGCCCTCCGTCACTTAACTAGCGATCTTTTTTGGAAAAAGCGATTTATCGAAGGAAAGCGCCTAACCCAAAAGGAAAAGGTTAGCCTCAACCCTTCAACTTACAAAAATCATGATCATGTAGCCGTTCGTGAAGCTATTTCTCTTCTACATCGTCCCTATAAACTCACTGGGAATACATTAGCAGCCTTTGATTGCTCCTTTCTTGTCCAACACGCCTTTGAAGAAATGGACATTCATTTACCTCGAATCACGTATCAGCAATTTGACTTAGGAAAAGATATTTCACTGGAAAATGCAATGCCTGGAGATGTCATCTATTTTTCAGGTACTTGGCAGGAAGGCATCTCACATACAGGAATTTATTTAGGAGACCATTTCTTTATTCACGCCAGTGGAGAAGAGGGAGAAACAATGATTTCCTACCTAGGTGAAGAATGGATGAAGCATTTTACGGGTATTAAGCGATTTAATGAACTCCGAATTCAAAATGACCATCCTGCAGTAAAAGTTGCTTATGAAATGATTAACATGCCCTTCTCTACACAAGGGGAGTCTCCAGAAAAAGGTTTTAACCAAAGTGGCTTTATTCATTACGCTTTTAAAGAAATGAATAACCACGTTCCCCGTTCTGGCAAAAATCAATGGGATTATGGTGAAAACGTTCCTCAAGGCTCTGAAAAGCCTGGAGATGTTATGTTTTTTGAATCCGATCAAGGTATCCACCTCCCAACTCTTTATATCGGAAACGGTCAAATTATTACAGTAAGAGAAGATAAAGGTGTCTCCATTGTTTATCCGAAATTTAGCCACTATTGGACCTATGATCGTCATATTGGTACGAAAAGATATCCGATCAACTAA
- a CDS encoding DUF6612 family protein — MKKALLAGCLSATTLLAVACSAESDDGLTAEDILLKSEEAMEELSSYSMTMTTTQEMSAEGDTQELEVDSEVDMLMEPLTMFQSMSMQFFGMDVSYDSYFSEEHGFFMEDPMGGEWMKLSDGFTEELMSISDMQMSPEEQLKPFKDNLEEVSIETEEDHYVITLKGDGLDMDTMKEQVAGITGEGMDDMLGEAFDSMEVHDLEYELFIDRETFYNTEANIFMDTTVDDGINGFDMKQSVHLLMHSFNELDDLEIPADILENAEEVDENELFGEF; from the coding sequence GTGAAAAAAGCATTATTAGCTGGTTGTTTATCAGCAACTACACTACTTGCTGTCGCTTGCTCGGCTGAAAGTGACGATGGTTTAACAGCAGAGGATATTTTACTAAAATCTGAAGAAGCAATGGAGGAGTTGTCCAGTTATTCCATGACAATGACGACTACTCAGGAAATGAGTGCTGAAGGGGATACACAAGAACTTGAAGTGGATTCTGAGGTCGATATGTTAATGGAACCACTCACAATGTTTCAAAGCATGTCAATGCAGTTTTTTGGAATGGATGTATCTTATGACTCTTATTTCTCTGAAGAACACGGCTTCTTTATGGAAGACCCAATGGGGGGCGAATGGATGAAGCTTTCTGACGGGTTCACTGAGGAATTAATGTCAATATCTGATATGCAAATGAGTCCGGAAGAGCAATTGAAGCCTTTTAAAGATAACCTAGAAGAAGTAAGCATTGAAACAGAAGAAGATCACTACGTCATTACACTCAAGGGTGATGGCTTAGATATGGATACAATGAAAGAGCAAGTTGCTGGAATTACAGGAGAAGGTATGGATGACATGCTTGGTGAAGCTTTTGACAGCATGGAAGTTCATGATCTAGAGTACGAACTTTTTATCGATCGTGAGACATTCTATAACACAGAAGCAAACATTTTTATGGATACTACTGTGGATGATGGGATCAATGGATTTGACATGAAGCAATCCGTCCACCTACTTATGCACAGCTTTAACGAGCTAGACGACCTTGAAATACCAGCGGACATTCTCGAAAACGCAGAAGAAGTCGATGAAAACGAGCTTTTCGGCGAATTCTAA